CAGGTCTTCGAGAATCGGTGGAATATCTACCTCCTCGGATCGGATAAGGCGAGGAACTGCATACTCTCCTTCATCGTTGTGGTCCATGGTCGCCGCCGCCCGTGCTCCGTAAAAAGGCCTGTGAGGATCATTGATGTTGCAGACTACAAAGAACGGTTTGCTCTCCTTCTGTGCTGCGGCGATCGCATCCGAGACGCCCTGTCCATATTCCGAAGGCTTCCGGTTCTCGCCGGGGATCGCGTGGTCCCATGGAAAGCAAGAGGGTGGTTGCATGTGTTCAGTCTTATGAATCGTTGCGTTGTAATACGCAGCGTCCTTCAATACCGTTACCATCGTAGGAATACCTGCATCGATCGGTGTGAATCCCAAGGCGCCGCTGCGGTGAGGCACACGCCCCGTCATCATCGCTTCACGCGAGGGTTGGCAGATCGGTGCTGTCGTGCGATTCCGCACGAACCGATGGGACTGTGAAGCTAATTTGTCCAGGTTTGGAGTCAAGCCGTGCCTGCCTCCCATGAAGTCTGGAAGTGACCAGTTCATATCATCGACAGTAATAAACAGGAGGTTGCTAGGTTTCCTGGCCGATGAGAGCAACGCGACGTCAGACACCGAAGACGCGACCAGCGCCGCAGCGGATCGCTTTAGAAAATCCCTTCGTCTCATATCTTTTCTCTCCGCCGGACGAGACGGAAACACTGCCATTTCATCGATACCATGCGTGCCTCTTCTATGTATGAGCCCAATAGGCATTTACGCGGAACATGCGGAGAACTGGACCAAACAGCAGCTTACGTCATTCCGCAAAACAGCAAGTAGTTAGCGTAGGAGTGGATGTTAGTTTTTTTGGATAGAATACTTAGAATACAACCCATCCCCATTCACACATGGTCCAGAAGACGCGCGCGGAGAAGATGCAAAAACTACCTGTACAGCAAAATCTGACGGCGCTGGCTTACGAGAGCATTAAGAGGCATATTCTTGAGGGCAAAGTCACCGCTGAGGTACGTCTGACGGAAGAATCTCTGTCACAGCAGCTCGGCATCAGCAAGTCGCCGATCCGAGAGGCTCTCAATGGCCTTCAAAATGAAGGCCTGATTCGGATTGAGCCGCGGCGCGGGGCCTATCTCCGAGTCTTTTCCTTGCAGGAAGTTAAAGACCTATACGACCTTCGAGAGGTATTGGAAGTCTATGCGGTTTCCACGGCCAGAATTACGCCGCAGCTCCTCGATAAATTGGAAGCCAGCATTGAGCAGACCGGACAGTTCCTGCAATCGGATGACAGGATTGGGCATATCGAAGAG
This genomic stretch from Terriglobus saanensis SP1PR4 harbors:
- a CDS encoding GntR family transcriptional regulator, whose protein sequence is MQKLPVQQNLTALAYESIKRHILEGKVTAEVRLTEESLSQQLGISKSPIREALNGLQNEGLIRIEPRRGAYLRVFSLQEVKDLYDLREVLEVYAVSTARITPQLLDKLEASIEQTGQFLQSDDRIGHIEEDARFHGLIAKAAGNEELCRVLGTIQNQIWLLRCQTYDLSSSSAPEAHRAILKALRNEDSKQAKSAMREHISLVRKRLLTHLAVDELQK